GGGGGCCTTTATCTGGGCCCATCAGGTGGATGAGAACGGACACTGCAAACCGCTCACCACCTGGGCCAGGGCTAGGCCTATCCGGCAGGGGCCGTCCCCACACTGAATCCTGCGTGCGCAGAACTCAAGCCGGCATCCAGGCAGTGGGAACGCCCCGCAGGCTGGGCTTGGGTGGCCTCGGGCACGTGACAGGTGGGGCCCGTGTCCTGATAAACGGACAGGAACAAAAGGAACGCAAGGTCTGGGACCCACGGCTCTGGGAGCAGCGCCACCCAGGCTGGCTCCTAGCAGAGAAATGGGAATCGCAAATGCATTGCAATGTGCAGTGAAGAGACGCGAGGGACGCCCGCGGCGCACCGCCGGCAGACGACGTGGGCAGGCGCCCTGAGCTGCGGGTCCGTGGGCCCTGGCCCAGGCCGGCACAGCCCTGTCCCTAGTCCTGAGGGATTGTCTCCACAGGGCCTGGCCACTGGCCTGGCCACCTCCCCGGCTGCCCTGATCCAGCAGCCACACTCGTGGTGAACACAGGGCAACCCCGTCCTGATGCTGAGAAAGGTGGCATGGAGTGGACAGACGGCCTGGGGGACACTGGGCCTGGCACCGCGTGGTGGGGGGGCCCCAGCAGCAGATGATGGCCTGGGGCTGCGGCTATCCCCACGGAGGGAGGGCGGTGTCGGTGTCGGGCAGCCTAGGTGTAGAAGATGACCTCGGGGATCTGGCCGTCCTCCACGGATGTGCCATTGTTGTTCCCGGCCGCGTAGCAAAAGGTGAAGCAGGTCTTGGCGCCCGTGGTGGGCGACTCGTGTGTCACCTTGCGCAGGCCTTTGGTGCCGTAGTGGGAGTCTGGGCCCTGTAGGGAATAGGGGTACAGTGAGGTCAAGGACCACCAGGCTGGGATGCCCCAGGTGTGGACAGGGCAAGGCCCCGACTGGGCCAGGGTGGCTGCCTCTGGAGAGTGTGTGCTGTGCCCCGGTGGCTTCAGGATGGGCCAGAGACTCCCACGGAGGGACCCCTGTCCCCGGCGGCGCACCTTGAGCGTGGCACAGGCCGTGTAGTTGACGTTGGGCAGCACCTCCACCGGCTCCTTGAACATGACGCGGAAGGTGCTGGCTGAGCCGTCGCAGCTGAAGCCCGTGTCGTTCTGGCCCAAGACGGTGTTGCTATCGGTGTGAATAATCTGCGGGGAGGTGGGAAGTGGGAGGCTCAGGCCTGGGGAGGGCCAACGGGGACCCCTCGAGGCCCAGCCCACCTGCCCAGGGTGGGGGCAGCACAGGGACCAGGGCCGGGGGTTCAGCCAGGGTTCCATGGAGGTGGAGAGAGGACATGGGCCTGAGTGGGGCCTGGGGATGAGGCTTGGGGCTGGTACCTGGATGTTCACTTGGTAGTCGGTGGGCCCGTGGATGGATCCATACAGCCCAAATCCCACCACGAAGATGCGCTTGTTGACTGAGAACCTGCCGTGGCAGATGACAGGCAGCAGCGTGGATACCCAGGGATAGCCTAAGGTGAGCTGGGGCGAGCCCACCCCCATGCCCGGTCCCCTCCATCGTCCCTGAGTCCTCCACCCCCATGCCCGGCGGCCCCCCCGCCGTCTTCATCATCCCTGAGTTCTCCACCCCCATGCCCGGCCCCCCATCTCCGTCATCCCCGAGTCCTCCACCCCCATGTCCGGACCCCCCCGCCTGCACCCCAAGCCCCACCTGATGCGGTCACTGGTCCCGCTGTAGCCCCAGCGACTCTCCACCTGCTGGAAGCGGTTGATGCTGCACTCCTTCCCACGCAGGCAGCAGCGGGGCCGGTCAATGAACTCCACTCGTGGCTTGGGGTTGACGGTGAAGTGCAGGAAGAGGCTGACCACCTCGCGGTCCACCAGGATGCCCGACTGTGCGGGACCTGCAGCACAGGGAGGGTGTGGGGGAGGGCCGGGCTGCACCCCAGGATCCCGAGTGCCTGGGAGGACACGCTCCTTCCCCCTAAGATGTCTGCGTCGGACTTTCAAGGTGCAGGGACCTGGGCAGCCCCTCCCCGGGGGACTAGCCACCAGCCATGGCCCCTGCTGCCTGGGCTTTTAGGGAGAGGTCCCAGGGCACAGACCAGAGGCCGACAGATACGCTCACTCAGGGGCGATGCCTCAGGGTCTGACAGATGCACTCACTCAGGGGTGATGTCTCAGGGTCTGGCCCCACTGTAGGGACCACCCGTCACTTCACtgtgggtgggggcggggggctcCACTGCCTGTTCTCTCAGGGCCATTGGCTGGGAGGGGTCACTGTGGCTCCCTGCTAGGCCTGTACCCCCCAGGCTGCAGCCCTGGCTTCTAGAAGCAGTCTGGGGGTTCCTCTCCACGGTGGGCCCTAGGCAGACACCTTCTCAAGCGCTTACACCCCCAGGGGTGATGGCTAGCGGACCCCAGGCAGACTCCAAGAGCCAGGCTCTTAATCCCGGTGCAGAGATGTCACAGGCAGAGGGACTGTGCATGGGATGTGAAGGGGCTCTGGGTAGGGAGGGGAGGCCAGGAGGGGCAGAATTGGGGGTCCACCATCCACCCCCAGGAGTGCCAGGACACAGCACCCTCTGCTCTAATGAGAGCAGCCCTGCCTGCCTGAGACCTAATCACTCATCAACCAAGGTGGGCTCAACTCCGCATCGCTCAGCTGCAAGCCAGCCCAGTGCAGACACAGTTTAATAACTGGTGAGAAACAGACCATTATGGGTTAAGTGAATCAGGAAGACTGAGTATCAAAACTCAATAAACaatgttaacaattttttttttttttgagacggagtttcgctcttgtcccccaggctagagtgcaggacggagtttcgctcttgtcccccaggctagagtgcagtggcgtaatctcggctcaccgcaacatccgtctccagggttcaagcaattctcctgcctcagcctccagcatagctgggtttacaggcatgcgccaccatgcccagctaatcttgtatttttagtagagacggggtttcaccctgttggtcaggctggtctcaaactcctgacctcaagtgattccccccatcttgggcctcccaaagtgctgggattacaggagtgagtgacccagcctggccaacaattgtatatatttttttattttaaatggagtttcactcttgttgcccaggctggagtgcagtggcgcgatctcggctcatcacaacctccacctcctgggttcaagtgattctcct
The DNA window shown above is from Homo sapiens chromosome 19, GRCh38.p14 Primary Assembly and carries:
- the BTBD2 gene encoding BTB/POZ domain-containing protein 2 isoform X3 — translated: MFNGGMATTSTEIELPDVEPAAFLALLKFLYSDEVQIGPETVMTTLYTAKKYAVPALEAHCVEFLKKNLRADNAFMLLTQARLFDEPQLASLCLENIDKNTADAITAEGFTDIDLDTLVAVLERDTLGIREVRLFNAVVRWSEAECQRQQLQVTPENRRKVLGKALGLIRFPLMTIEEFAAGPAQSGILVDREVVSLFLHFTVNPKPRVEFIDRPRCCLRGKECSINRFQQVESRWGYSGTSDRIRFSVNKRIFVVGFGLYGSIHGPTDYQVNIQIIHTDSNTVLGQNDTGFSCDGSASTFRVMFKEPVEVLPNVNYTACATLKGPDSHYGTKGLRKVTHESPTTGAKTCFTFCYAAGNNNGTSVEDGQIPEVIFYT